ATCGCGCCGAAAGTACAGAAATTCGAGATGCAGATCCTCCAGCCGGAACACATCAAAACTTACCTTGACACCGCAGAGAAACGGGGTCTGCTGCCCATGTTCTATCTGGAACTGGTCAGTGGACTGCGCAAGGGCGCGCTGACCCTCTCCCGCCCCAAACAGAGACATCGGTTCGCAATGTATCCATCCCGCAGGAAGCCGTTGACCTGCTGGTCGCCAAGCATAAGAAACACCCCGATAACCCTTACATGTTCCCCTCACCCATCACGGGAGATCTGAAGGATGCCGGGCTGCCGCACATACGCTTCCACGACCTCAGACACACCTCTTTGCTACGCTGGCTCTGCAAAACGGCGTAGATGTGAAAACCGTCAGCAGTATGTTGGGCCACTATGACGCAGGCTTCACCTTACGCACCTACACCCACGCCGCACGACAGAAACAAGATGAGGTTGCACAGACCATAGGTAGCTTCATGGCACAGGTGATGTAAAACATAAATAGTAAAAACGGAGCGGAGAGGATGCAAAATTTTCTCTCCGCTCCTCTTTCGCCCTTTCCGCACATTTCCGCGTGTGGGTCACGGTGTGGGTCAGCGCCGCAAAGCGCATCGGTGTGGGTCAACTTTTGGTGGAGCGAGAATCGTTCCATTTTGCGCTGCTGTAGACAATAAAAAACCAGGACCTCTTACACATAGCAAGAGGTCCCGGTTACTTATTTAATTTTGCGGTTTAGGATTTTGCCTTACCCCTCCCGCTTTTTCTTACCCAGCACGAGGGCTGCTGCAACCGCTGCCGTGGGCAGGGCGATGATCCACATTGTCACGCCTGCATCCCCGGTGGCGGGGGTGCCGTTGCTGCCGGTCTGAACGGTCACATCGCTCATGTCATAGAGCCGGGTCTGGGCGTTTGCGAAGCGGTAGTAGGCCGCCAGGGCGTAGTAGCCCTGCTCGGTGGCCATGCCGTCCAGGTCGCCGCCAGCGGTGTGGCGGAAGCCGCCGCCGTCCACAAAGAAGCCCGCCAGGGCATCCAGGGGCGTCTTTCCGTTCTTCACAAAGCGGCTGTCCACGGTGGGGTCGATGCCCAGGGCTGTAAGGGCCACGATGACCTGAGCGCAGGACTCGCTATTGATGGTGCCCCAGCTGCCAAAGCCGCCGTCATTACGCTGCAGGGCGGAAAGGGCCTCCAGAGCCTTATCCACAGCAGCCTTCACGGTCTCGTTGGTCTTGTAGTAAGGTGCCAGGGCCTGGATGGCCATAGCGGTCATATCGGTGTCGGCGTTCTCAGCGCTGAGATCCCAACCACCGTCGGTGAGCTGGGCATCCAGGATCACCTGAATCAGCTTCTCCCGGGTCACATCACCGGAGGTCGGATAGTTGTGGCTGTCCAGAGCGATGAGCGCCCAGATGGGGCCGTTGATGCCCTGGGTCTGGATATAGTCCATGCTGTCCAGCCCCTTCAGCAGGTTGTGGCCGCCCACATTGGTGACATCCTTGCCGATAGAGGTCAGGGCCAGGATCACCCGGGCGTTGTCGGTGACTTTGGCCGGGTGCAGACGCTCGTTCTTGTCAGCCTTGGCCTTGACATAGTCGACCACATTGTCATAGTACCCGGCGGGCACGGTGCGGCCGCTGCGGGCCAGGCCGATGACCATCCACTCGCCGCCGATGGAGTTCACGGTGGGGGTGCCCAGGGTGGCCATGAAGTTGCCGGTGGTCTTGTAGATGGTGCCGAGATTTGCCAGCAGAGCATCACGGCGCAGCTCAGCCAGCTTCTTCACAGCCGCCAGCAGTTTGTCCGCATTGCTCACCTGAGCCTTCTGCTCATCGCTGAGGGCATCGTAAGCAGCCTTGGCAGTGTCCACTGCATCAGCCTTCTCCAGGGTCACCTCGCCGATGGCGTCGATCTTCTCCTCCACATGCTTCACAGGGTCTTGGAGTATCCGCGCCATTTCAGCCAGCACATCTTCCATCTTTTGCCGTTCAGCCGGTGTCAGGCACGCCTTCTGTGCCTCTGTAAGAGAATTGAACATTACCTCTGCCGCAGCCACAGCGTCCTTATCCTTAATGGTCAGTCGGTTGGCTTCCGGCAGCTTCTCAAGGATGTCGGCCTTAAAGGCATCCACAGGTGTATACTCCGCAATAGCCTGTTCGCAGCGTTCCAGCTTCGCCAGGCCAGTCACCTTTTCCCTCTCCGCCTCAGTCAATGTCCGATAGGCTGCCCGGGCCGAAGCGACTGCATTCGCATATTTTTTGTAAGTGTCGTATGTGATGGAATCCGGCAATGCTGCAATCAGCTTATTCACCGAATCTGCATCTGCATTTTTACTTACAATATGCAGGGCGTACCATGTGCCGTCGCTATCCTGGGTATTGCCCTCCTGGTTGTTCATACTCAGCCAACCCTTAGCACCGCAGCCCACATAGACGGTGTCGCCAGCCTTCACCGGGAGGGTCTCGGTACTCTTGAAGAAGTTCACGCCCTCCGTTCTGTCCGTCACTTTCTCGTTGAGGAAGGTCTTGACCTGGAAGTTCTTGTTGGTCGCAGTGGGGGTCAGCTTAATGTTACCGTTGTTTCCGTCAATGACCAGCGTGTAGTCATACTGCGCGCCGGGTCTGCCGGACTTGAACGCCCGCTCAAGCTGTCCGCCCTCCACCAGCAGGGATTTGAGCGTGGTATCCGAATTGCTCCAGCTGCCACCCAAATCAGCACCGTAGCCGTTGAGGGTGAACATAACGCGGATCACATCGCCGTCGGCCAGCTTGCCGCTCTTTACGGTAAAGGCACCGAAGCCCTCATTGGTAAACCAGTCGTTCAGCGTACCCATCCAGCCGGAGGATGCACTGCCGTCAAATTCCTTCAGTCCATTGATGCTGGAGATATAGTTTCTCTCAAAGCCCTCGCCGGTGGCCTTTACGGTTTTCAGCGCCGCCTCCACGCAGGACATTATCGTGCTGTCCTCCGTCAGATTCACCCAGGTGTTTACCAGGGTGCCGTCCCAGGCAGCGCCGTCCTTCTTGGCATAGGTGGTATTCTCTACGATGACCTGTACCTTGCCGTAGCTGCCCGCCGCCTTGCGCATGGCCACCACAGCAGCCTGATATGCCTTTTCTACAGCAGCTTTGTCCTTAGCCGCAGATACGGTCGCAACACCCTGTTTGTAGGCGCTTTCCGCCTTGCTGCCCAAGGTATTGCGCAGCGTCTCCAGCCGCTGGAGAGCAAGCTGTCTAAGGCTCTCCAGGGACAGATCCCGGTCGGGCTCAGCAACCAGCTTATCGTAAGCAAGTGCAGCGTCCACCAGCGTCTGATAGTTTTTTACCAGTGCTTTCTGATCGTCCGTCAGTGCATCATAAGCCGCCTGGGCCGCATCAATGGCGTTCTTGCTGTCCTTGGTCGCAGTCCCAATGGCTTCGATTTTCTTGATAACGGCATCTGCCGCTGCATGGTCCTCCAGGAGCTTCTTGTAGGCTGCCTGGGCCTCCGTGAGAGCCTTGGCATTGCTCACCAGCGCCTTTTGGGCATCCGTCAGCGCATCGTAAGCCGCCTGGGCCGCGTCGATGGCGTTCTTGCTGTCCAGGGTCACGGCGCCGATGGCCGCGATCTTCTCGATAACAGCGTCAGCCGCCGCCTGGTCCTTTATGGCATGCAATGCCTCATAGAGGCCCTTGCCCACGGAATCGGTACGGTCCTTGAGCATTTCCATCAGTTCGTCAGCGGTCTTTCCCGTGCCGATAATAGGCTCGTCGCCGCTGCCATGTAGACACCCGGCCAGGAAGTAGTTTCCGCCGCCGTCCGCCTGCTTCTGCTTGTTGCTCGTGTTGGTAACGGCTCCGGATTTGCCCGCGCCCGTAACGGTGCCGACATTAAAGCAATCCTTCATTACGCCGCCCCTCGCAAGGAACATAGATGCTACGCTGGCAACGCCGCCTGCGCAGCCGGCCTCGTCCGTAGCTGTAATCGTGCCCGTATTGCCGCAGCCGGTAATGGCGGGCGCGTTCTTGGCCGCAGCCGCTTTACTCACCATTCCGTCGGCCATACCCACAACACCCGCAGCACTGGAAGCGGCGGTAACATCCGCCCGGTTCAGGCAGTTTACGATGGTGGTTTTTGTCTTGGCCTTGCCCACGATACCGGCGGCATCCTTGCCGGTGGTGATAACGCTGCCGGTCACGGTCAGGTCATGCACCTTGCCGTTGGTGTTCAGCAGGCCGATAAGGCCCTGGTCGTTCTTAGTGCTGCTGATGTAGAGGTTGCGAACGGTATGTCCGTTGCCGCTGAGTTCACCGGCAAAGCCCTTGGTGGTGTCACCGATGGGCGTCCACAAATATCCGGCCAGCTCAATGTCCCCGGTCAGCAGGCCCTTGATGTTGTTCTTCGTGCCGCCGTTCACCGTCTGGGCAAACCACGCCAGCTCCGCGCCGGTACCGATTTGGTATACGCCGCGCTCGTCCTTTGCGGGTTCCTTTGTCTCCTTGCCGTCCCAGGCACCCTCGCCCGCCTTCGCAAGAGGCAGCGCAATGGTCAGCACGCCATCCTTCACCTGGTTCGCACTGGAGGTTTTCAAGGTAAAGGAGCCGGATGCGCAGATATAACCAGCCGTCCGGACATAGTAGTAATAAGTGTCATAGGGCAGGTCTTTGTAAATGCCATTCTCAGCGGTAAACTTCGTGCCGTCGTTGTTCGTCAGCGTCACCGCCGCCCCATCTATGGCATTGCCGTCTTGATCCTCTGCGCAAATGCGGACATCATAAGTCAGCTTCTGCACCGGGATGGAAATGTCCATCAAGTGGGCCATCAAAATGCGCAGGCTCAGGGCTGCAAAGTTGGTGGGCATACCCTGGTCGGTCATCTTATACATGAAGCCGAAGGGGTTGGAGGCGCTATACATATAGCCGGAAACATAGCCGCCGCTCAACACATAGTCCACCGAATCCGCGCCGTCTTCAAACTTAATGTCTTTGGGGATGGTAACTTTCATCACGGCGTTGTCCATCTCCATGTACTGTCCGACAGCTGTAGCCGCATCGAGCTCTTGGCCGTCGGGTGTGTTATAGGTCACATTTAAGGCCAGGGGATTGAACACGCCGGACGCCTTGTTGATGCCCCGGTACAGGCCGTCGAAGGTCACCCGAATCTTGGTGCCGGGCGTAAAGGGCTCGCCGGGGTTGGAGAGATTCTCTATTTTCACCGTGACCGCAGCCACCCGCACAAGGCGATAGCTTACGCCGGTGGAGTCGGTCATGCGGAGGATCACCGTGCCGCCTCTCCCGTTGCCCAGCGTGTTAAAGGCGGACAGAGGCACCATATACTTGCCGCTTTCATCGGCAGAGACCACCGTGTAGTCCGTCAACTTGGCTTGCAGATTTGTGTCGGCAGCCACAAAGGCATACTCCACCTGGGTGCTGCCGGTGCTGTCCACGGTAAAGTTCAGGGTGGGGGCCGCATCCTTGTCGTTATAGAACCAGGTATCAAAGCTGTAATCCCACTCATTGGGGCGGGCAGAGCTGGCCCCGGCCAGCGGATTGTAGCGTACCACAGCGTCTGCCGTGCCGTGCTTGGTGTCCGTACCGGCCACCACCGAAACAGACAGGCGCTCGGGGCTCGTGGCCGGGAACAGGCCGCCCATATTGCCATGATTCAGGGGGTCTACATCAATGCTGTCATAATAAGCGGCAAGGATCGTGTCCTGGGTGCCGGGCTTCACATCTACCCAGTTGCTGCCGGCATTGCCGCCGTTGAGGGCCTTGAAGGTGGCGTTGCCGGAGAGAATATTCCAGTGGAAGTCCGGCTCCACCATGATATTGGCGATATCGCTGTTAATAAGCTCCCAATAACGGTAGGCACGCAGGCGGGTCACGCCGTCCAGCACCTTGTATCCGCTGGGATCCAGGTTCACTTGGATGTCCGCCTCATCCCGGGCTTTCACTGTCGTACCCAGGCTGCCGCGGTCATGGGACAGTCTCTGTGTGTTGTCGGGATTGACGCCGTCCGCGAAGGACAGGCGGAAGGTATGCTCGTCATTGACAACATCCTTTTGGGTCAAGAAACCGGCGCGAGTCACATGAGTCGCGTCGCTGAGCCGCCAGGTATACATATCGTCTGCCTTATTCATTTCAAAGGTAGCAGACTTTGTCCCGTCGCCATTGTCCTTCCAGGCCACAGCGGGTTCTACGGCTGCGGTGTTGAAGTTGTTGCGCTGCATGTACAGGCCGAAGGTGGCATCCGAAGGCACCACATAGGTCACCCGTGCGGGGGCTTCCAGGGTAGTCAGCGTAGACTGGGCCTCCGTATTGGGGTCATACATGGCCGTGGGCGAAAGCTGGAAGCTAAGCCCCGGCACATTGGAGGACAGATAAATGCTGTATAGGCAGCCTCTGCCCACGGCATAGACCATGCAGGGATAATAGGTGTACCCGTCGTCCTTGTTGACATAGGGTGTGCCGATCTCTACCTCGCTCTTTGTGCTGGGAGAGGTCAGTTCCAGGTTGATGTCTTTAGCAGTAAATTTGCTTCCGTCCTCTTTCTTGTTATCCACGCCATAGGAGTGGCACAGGATGGGCACCGTCTGGCTGCCGCTGGAGCCAGAAACGTCCGAAGCGGCCATGGGGAACGACATAGCCATGCCGCCCAGGGCGATGTCGTAGGCCTTGGTCTCCTCATTGTAGCCAAAGGCGCGGTAAGCGTAGCGCCCGCTCGCCAAGCTGGTATAGAAGGTCTGATACCCATTGTCGGACACCTTACCCATGGCCGGGTCATACGCCGTTTCGCCCTCCGGGAGTGTGGAGGTGAAGTTGCTGTAAAGGAAGCAGTTTTTCAGTTCCTCCCCCAGCACTTCCTTGCCGTTCTCGTCCTCTTTGACTTGATACAGCTTTAGGATCGGGTAATTGCCGTTGTAGTCCTTGCTTATGGTAAAGGTATAGTTAAAGGTCGGATTATCCCGCACATGGAGCGTCAGCGTCCATGTGTCCTCGGAGAAATTCACGCCATCTGTTGTGGCCCGGACCCGGTACATATAGTCGCCCGCCTTTGTCTCCAGCAGGACGCAGTCCGTTACGCCATCGTGGTAATTGTCGGTAAAATTGCGAAGCTCGCTCCAGGTCTTTCCTCCGTCAGCAGAGCGCTGATAGTAGTAGCTCTCTCTGAACGCGATCGGGAAGATCTTCGCCATTTGCAGGTCGCTTAGAACGAAGCTCATTCCGGTCTGCACCGTGGCCTCAGCCGTGGGCGATACGCCTGCTTTAAGTTTCGGGAGTTTTGTGCTGTCAGCTGCCCATGCCGTGGCCGTGGTCCCCAGCAGGGAGAAAACCATCACCAACGCCATGAGTAATGACATTGCTCTTTTTTTCATTCTTTTGATTCCTTCTTTCTCGTTTTTATTATAAACGCCGTACACGGCGATTGATTTCAGAATCTGCAAGAGAGGTGTGCATCGTTCCGACCTCCATAACCCCTAATATCTATTATCCACATCCCCCCTGTTTCCCGTCCCCCGGGTCGCGTCCTCTACAGCACGGCCCGGGTCTCGGGAAAAAGAAAGGAACGACAAATAGCGCAAAAATTTTTCTGGAAAGCGGGACGGGAAAGGTCTGCCGTCCTCCCCCGCCCCGGCGGCTTGAATCTTTATCATGCTTTAAGCTTAAAGCATGAGGCGGTATTGCCTCCACAAAAAATCACCCGGCCGCCATAGGCAGCCGGGTGAAGCAAATTCTATACGACAGCTTCGGCTCCGGAGATGGCGGTGCCCGGGAGCAGCGCCTTGCGTATCTGACTTAGCCGAATAAACCGGCATCACAGTGACCGTCTCGCGGGGCCTCTCACCCCATTCCGCCGCCGGGATAAACCCGGCTCACGCTGTCCCGTTATTCAGTTTAAGTGCATTATAGCACAGGATATGACATATTGCAATGGAGAAAACCTCCGTCATTCGCCCCGACTTGACATCTCCCGGTGCATATCTTATATTGTTCTTAGGCGAAAGCCTAATCTCGCAGCCTTCCGGTGAGGTCCACACCCCGGTGTGGTCTCAGGCATTCATGGGCCCCGTAGGGCATTCTGACCCCCTGTACGAAGGCAGTCCCATGGAGGCCGACAGTTTTTGGCGCTGTACCGGCAGCGCGGGTGTGCGCCCTTCCGTTGAAAGCGGAAAGGACACAAATGAACGACTCAGTCGTTATCATCTACAACGGTGCGCAAGTATCGGTGCCAAAGGAGGTCGCAGACTTCCTGGAGCAGGATCGGAAGCGGGAACAGGCGCAGGAAAAGCAGGACGCAAGGCACCTGAGTAAAAGTGCGTTTGAAACGGTGCTGTCCGGCTGGGATGGTGTCAAGCGGCCCGTGGAGGATGCGGCGCTTAGGAACCTCCGGCTTGAAAATCTGCGCAGAGCCATTGCGGGGCTGGATGTGCAGGGTCAAAACCTGCTCTCTCTCCGTTACGGCGAGGAGCTGACCATGGAGGAGATCGGCCAGATCTACGGCATCTCCAAAATGGCGGCATCAAAGCGACTGAAAAAGCTGTACCAAAAGTTAGAGGATTCTGTCTTATGACAGGGTCCTCTGACTTTTTTGGTTTACAAATCCGCTCTAAGTGTCCTATAAGGTGAGGGACTATGGCTGGTGGCCGCAGCCGAAAGTGTCCCATCTTACAGACAAGGAGTGATCTCTATGGACCCATTCACCCAGAGCCGGGAGCTTCTGTACTTCCTGGCCGCGCACACCGGGCAGGAAGCCGTTCGCTACATTCGGGAAGAAATGCGGCAGGCTGCCCCGGGCCGCATCCCCACTGCATGGGAGCTGCGCAGCTATTTTCAGTTCCCGGACCGTCCAACGGCCCTGACGGCATGGCAGCAAATCCTCGCCGTGGACAAGCTGCTGGAGTATGCGGAAATCAACCTCCGCACCCTGTGCGACCTGCTCCGCTATCGGCAGCTCAAGGGATTCGGCGTCGTCCATTCCGTGGATGAATTCACCGCGCTGTGCCATCCCCATGCAAAGGAGAGTGAAGAATGAAGCGATCTCATTACACAAACTATGACCAACTACCCCTGTTTCTCAATGCAGAACTGGTGTCCAAGACGCTGGGCATTGCACCCTCCAGCGCCTATGAGCTGATGCACGAAAAGAACTTCCCCACTCTGCGCATCGGCAGCCGCATGGTGGTGCCGAAAGACAAATTTATCGAGTGGGTGGTGCAGCATACGAAAGGCGGTGGCAGCGAGTGAGCAAAGCCAGGCCGCCTATGGGCTGGGAGCGGGCGAAGAATTGTTTCCCCGTGCCCAACGAGCTGCTGCAACTCAATCTGCCTGCCGGTGCTGTCGCCGTGTACATTTACCTACTGTGCCACGCCGACCGTCGAACGAATCGGTGCCATCCCAGCGAAGCGACTATGGCAAAAGTCCTGCATCTCTCCCGCAATACCGTAGCCAAGCATGTGCGCCTGCTGGAGGAATACGGGCTCATCATCACGGAGCGGACGCAGGTACAGATGAAAAATGGTATTAGGAAAAACGGAAACCTGCGGTATACCATCGTCCCTATGTACGATGTCTTGGAGCAGCGTTACCAGCGGCAAATGGCCGAGCTGGAGCGTCAGCAAGTGCAGCAGAAGCTGGCGGCACAGGTCGCAGAAGCCCCGTGTTCGCCCCTGTGAGCCGCTGTGCGGCCTCCTTCGGGGTGGGGCAGCGTCCCTGCCCTGGAGAGGGATTCAGAGCCTCTTTCGGGCGGATTTTTGTGGACTTCCCCGGCTCTGCGGAGGACGAAGGAAGAGGCAGGAGAAAGGCATTGGCGCTTTTCTGCGCCAACGCCGTTCGCGGCAGCCCGCAGTGCGGACTGCCACGAGGGTTTGCGGCGTTTTGAGATTGACGCTGATTATCGGGGCCCGAATGTACTTTGGCGCTATTCTTTGTAAAAAAGCCGTCAGTCCCGTGTTTACAAGGCTTTCGGCGGGCGCATATCTGCCTCGTGCACTGCAAGAGGTGCTGGAGGGTACGCTGGGTGTGTTCGGTGAACGGCTGGGCAGACTGCTGCTCAAGCTGGCGGTGGAGCACAACATGACCAACCATCTGTTGGGCGGCGACATGGATATGGCACGCGACGAGTACAGCAAGATGCGCGGCAGCAGCGTCCGCGAGGTGTCGGCGACCCATGGAACGATCTCCTTCAAGGATGTGCTGCTGTTCTACAAAGAAGACTGACCGACGCAAAACCTGCGTCGCAGTAAGCAAAGAGAAACACGAGAACTAATTGATAACTTTCCCTTAACTCTTAATTTCGGCGGTGGCTATTTAGACTGCAGTGTGGTATGTATGTTGGCTAACAAAAGAAAAGGAGCTGATTCAATGGCCAAGAAACGCGCCAACGGTGAAGGTAACATCCGCAAACGCAGCGATGGTCGCTGGGAGGGCCGCTATACCGCTGGCTACAACCCCGAAACCGGCAAGCGCATCATCAAAAATGTCCTGGGCAAGACCCAGGCGGAGTGCAAGGCGAAGCTGGCCGCCGCTATGGAAGCCACCAAGGGTGTCGACGTCAGCCGCGCAGATGAGTATACCGTGGCCACATGGCTGCGGAGCTGGTACGACATCTACGCCAAGCCCAATGTGCGGGTGGCCACGGCGGATCGCTACCACCTGATGATCGAGCAGTATACCATCCCCCGCATCGGCAGCATTAAGCTCACGAAGCTGACTGCCCACGACCTGCAAAAGCTCTACAAGGAGCTGATGGAGAGCGGCCGCACCAGAGGTAAAAGCGGTCACGGCAATCCGGGACTCAGCAGCACCACCGTCCGCAGCCTGCACCTGATGCTCCACAATGCCCTGAACCGCGCCGTAAAAGAACGCCTGATCCTCCGCAACCCCACCGAGGACTGCATCGCACCGAA
This is a stretch of genomic DNA from Vescimonas fastidiosa. It encodes these proteins:
- a CDS encoding DUF4430 domain-containing protein; amino-acid sequence: MKKRAMSLLMALVMVFSLLGTTATAWAADSTKLPKLKAGVSPTAEATVQTGMSFVLSDLQMAKIFPIAFRESYYYQRSADGGKTWSELRNFTDNYHDGVTDCVLLETKAGDYMYRVRATTDGVNFSEDTWTLTLHVRDNPTFNYTFTISKDYNGNYPILKLYQVKEDENGKEVLGEELKNCFLYSNFTSTLPEGETAYDPAMGKVSDNGYQTFYTSLASGRYAYRAFGYNEETKAYDIALGGMAMSFPMAASDVSGSSGSQTVPILCHSYGVDNKKEDGSKFTAKDINLELTSPSTKSEVEIGTPYVNKDDGYTYYPCMVYAVGRGCLYSIYLSSNVPGLSFQLSPTAMYDPNTEAQSTLTTLEAPARVTYVVPSDATFGLYMQRNNFNTAAVEPAVAWKDNGDGTKSATFEMNKADDMYTWRLSDATHVTRAGFLTQKDVVNDEHTFRLSFADGVNPDNTQRLSHDRGSLGTTVKARDEADIQVNLDPSGYKVLDGVTRLRAYRYWELINSDIANIMVEPDFHWNILSGNATFKALNGGNAGSNWVDVKPGTQDTILAAYYDSIDVDPLNHGNMGGLFPATSPERLSVSVVAGTDTKHGTADAVVRYNPLAGASSARPNEWDYSFDTWFYNDKDAAPTLNFTVDSTGSTQVEYAFVAADTNLQAKLTDYTVVSADESGKYMVPLSAFNTLGNGRGGTVILRMTDSTGVSYRLVRVAAVTVKIENLSNPGEPFTPGTKIRVTFDGLYRGINKASGVFNPLALNVTYNTPDGQELDAATAVGQYMEMDNAVMKVTIPKDIKFEDGADSVDYVLSGGYVSGYMYSASNPFGFMYKMTDQGMPTNFAALSLRILMAHLMDISIPVQKLTYDVRICAEDQDGNAIDGAAVTLTNNDGTKFTAENGIYKDLPYDTYYYYVRTAGYICASGSFTLKTSSANQVKDGVLTIALPLAKAGEGAWDGKETKEPAKDERGVYQIGTGAELAWFAQTVNGGTKNNIKGLLTGDIELAGYLWTPIGDTTKGFAGELSGNGHTVRNLYISSTKNDQGLIGLLNTNGKVHDLTVTGSVITTGKDAAGIVGKAKTKTTIVNCLNRADVTAASSAAGVVGMADGMVSKAAAAKNAPAITGCGNTGTITATDEAGCAGGVASVASMFLARGGVMKDCFNVGTVTGAGKSGAVTNTSNKQKQADGGGNYFLAGCLHGSGDEPIIGTGKTADELMEMLKDRTDSVGKGLYEALHAIKDQAAADAVIEKIAAIGAVTLDSKNAIDAAQAAYDALTDAQKALVSNAKALTEAQAAYKKLLEDHAAADAVIKKIEAIGTATKDSKNAIDAAQAAYDALTDDQKALVKNYQTLVDAALAYDKLVAEPDRDLSLESLRQLALQRLETLRNTLGSKAESAYKQGVATVSAAKDKAAVEKAYQAAVVAMRKAAGSYGKVQVIVENTTYAKKDGAAWDGTLVNTWVNLTEDSTIMSCVEAALKTVKATGEGFERNYISSINGLKEFDGSASSGWMGTLNDWFTNEGFGAFTVKSGKLADGDVIRVMFTLNGYGADLGGSWSNSDTTLKSLLVEGGQLERAFKSGRPGAQYDYTLVIDGNNGNIKLTPTATNKNFQVKTFLNEKVTDRTEGVNFFKSTETLPVKAGDTVYVGCGAKGWLSMNNQEGNTQDSDGTWYALHIVSKNADADSVNKLIAALPDSITYDTYKKYANAVASARAAYRTLTEAEREKVTGLAKLERCEQAIAEYTPVDAFKADILEKLPEANRLTIKDKDAVAAAEVMFNSLTEAQKACLTPAERQKMEDVLAEMARILQDPVKHVEEKIDAIGEVTLEKADAVDTAKAAYDALSDEQKAQVSNADKLLAAVKKLAELRRDALLANLGTIYKTTGNFMATLGTPTVNSIGGEWMVIGLARSGRTVPAGYYDNVVDYVKAKADKNERLHPAKVTDNARVILALTSIGKDVTNVGGHNLLKGLDSMDYIQTQGINGPIWALIALDSHNYPTSGDVTREKLIQVILDAQLTDGGWDLSAENADTDMTAMAIQALAPYYKTNETVKAAVDKALEALSALQRNDGGFGSWGTINSESCAQVIVALTALGIDPTVDSRFVKNGKTPLDALAGFFVDGGGFRHTAGGDLDGMATEQGYYALAAYYRFANAQTRLYDMSDVTVQTGSNGTPATGDAGVTMWIIALPTAAVAAALVLGKKKREG
- a CDS encoding sigma-70 family RNA polymerase sigma factor, with protein sequence MNDSVVIIYNGAQVSVPKEVADFLEQDRKREQAQEKQDARHLSKSAFETVLSGWDGVKRPVEDAALRNLRLENLRRAIAGLDVQGQNLLSLRYGEELTMEEIGQIYGISKMAASKRLKKLYQKLEDSVL
- a CDS encoding AlpA family phage regulatory protein, producing the protein MKRSHYTNYDQLPLFLNAELVSKTLGIAPSSAYELMHEKNFPTLRIGSRMVVPKDKFIEWVVQHTKGGGSE
- a CDS encoding helix-turn-helix domain-containing protein codes for the protein MSKARPPMGWERAKNCFPVPNELLQLNLPAGAVAVYIYLLCHADRRTNRCHPSEATMAKVLHLSRNTVAKHVRLLEEYGLIITERTQVQMKNGIRKNGNLRYTIVPMYDVLEQRYQRQMAELERQQVQQKLAAQVAEAPCSPL